In Natranaerovirga hydrolytica, one DNA window encodes the following:
- a CDS encoding WXG100 family type VII secretion target, giving the protein MSNIAFSPEQAEAAAVKIGQKGQEVDNTLKQLKNEIHGTRSWWQGQSADAFIGEFDSLQPNLQKLVECVEGISKQLKQVADIKRRSEQEMANQLRR; this is encoded by the coding sequence ATGTCAAATATTGCATTTAGTCCAGAACAAGCAGAAGCAGCAGCAGTAAAAATTGGTCAAAAAGGTCAAGAAGTGGATAATACACTTAAACAACTAAAAAATGAGATTCATGGAACAAGATCTTGGTGGCAAGGGCAATCAGCAGACGCTTTTATTGGCGAATTCGATAGTTTACAACCTAATCTACAAAAACTAGTTGAATGTGTAGAAGGTATAAGTAAACAATTAAAACAAGTTGCTGATATAAAAAGAAGAAGCGAACAAGAAATGGCAAATCAATTACGCCGTTAA